The following coding sequences lie in one Schistosoma mansoni strain Puerto Rico chromosome 3, complete genome genomic window:
- a CDS encoding groucho-related, with product MFPSRPPGPSGPGGSCKFTVLETCDRIKEEFTCIQQQNHSLQLEREKLLSERSDMQRICVMYYEMANGLNLEMHRQMEIAKRLSAILTQVLPFLSQEHQSQVLSAIERAKQVTMQELNSVLAAQIEDVKSSKFFNGNNMGLPLEQFEAYKQLSVIGGANPGVSGLHASNLTSNHSGGSTSSSTPGSLQSGSANAQTSSLLPSLSPSGNPSVSAALLNGLMSAAGAASVGPGALMLQSSGSRISPLGREAEKLMSNEDKQRAAAAAAAAAGSFLLSNRSSGNGPCLVPPPPNPITGLLGGCGEFPGFPGTFPISAGLGGGDIGRSPSSLPSISQQPCRGSSTDDAGGPGGRSSNSGGIQLGSNFSGLPHSSLSALANPLLLPPPMTPTPGGNLGLSSSTPTSGSVMDEKRRKLNEPKEGGHENGNWRMNDDMRSVPERGSSLGGTGRRSGSNRQPLNLSPQLSSGHNTTYPNYFKCTCSRHCQLEFWASVSGVRGPSFNPCSVWSRCLFIHRSNHTTSIPAHFAYTGARGSVKLWDLASISANSGNTPLANRDITPLATFDCLCYDSYVRSIKLFPDVSGLIVGGESNALTVWDLNGPGRRKAELTFEAPACYALALSLDGKLAYSCCSDGQVAVWDIHNQSIVHQFHGHVDGTSCVEITGDGNRLWTGGLDHKVRCWDIRGNPSRDVYHIEFKSQVFSLGLSSHMVPTRRQAESVSPVSVDGESTSSGGAGAGGGTRDTASPQSFVSGSNKSLSIESWLAVGLESSEVEVLAIGPDGPPASAFPVNYNVPREESGSGSGNPSPISHHTGSNQPQHFRLTHHESCVLALRFAHHADWFLTTGKDHQVNAWRTPYGACLLETKEAASVLTCDISLDDKFVVTGSGDKRANLYEVIFTPQR from the exons ATGTTTCCAAGCAGACCACCT GGGCCCTCTGGGCCGGGGGGTTCATGCAAGTTTACTGTATTAGAAACTTGTGATAGAATAAAAGAAGAGTTCACTTGCATACAGCAGCAAAACCACTC GCTGCAACTGGAAAGAGAGAAGCTCCTCAGTGAGCGGTCAGATATGCAACGAATTTGTGTAATGTATTATGAGATGGCTAATGGCTTAAACCTAGAAATGCACAGACAA ATGGAAATAGCTAAAAGATTAAGCGCTATTTTGACTCAAGTATTACCATTCTTATCACAAGAG CATCAATCTCAAGTCCTTTCAGCTATCGAAAGAGCTAAACAAGTGACAATGCAGGAATTGAACTCAGTATTGGCA GCACAAATAGAAGATGTAAAGTCCTCGAAGTTCTTCAATGGAAATAATATGGGGCTCCCATTAGAACAGTTCGAAGCATACAAG CAGCTGTCTGTTATCGGGGGTGCTAACCCAGGCGTTTCCGGTTTACATGCTTCTAATTTGACTTCTAATCATTCTGGGGGTAGTACATCGTCCAGCACCCCTGGATCTCTCCAGTCAGGGTCAGCTAACGCACAGACGTCCAGTCTGCTTCCCTCTCTTTCTCCATCTGGTAATCCGTCAGTTTCGGCGGCACTGTTGAATGGTTTAATGTCAGCAGCCGGTGCAGCATCTGTTGGACCTGGGGCCCTAATGCTACAGTCTTCTGGTTCAAGGATATCTCCACTTGGACGTGAAGCCGAAAAGTTAATGAGTAATGAAGATAAACAA CGCGCTGCTGCCGCCGCCGCTGCAGCAGCAGGCAGTTTTCTGTTATCCAACCGCTCATCTGGTAACGGGCCATGTCTAGTCCCTCCACCGCCAAATCCAATCACCGGTTTGTTAGGCGGTTGTGGTGAGTTTCCTGGTTTTCCGGGCACATTCCCGATTAGTGCGGGCCTAGGAGGTGGCGATATTGGGAGGTCCCCGTCATCTCTCCCATCAATCTCTCAGCAGCCATGTCGCGGTTCATCCACAGATGATGCCGGGGGACCTGGAGGTCGATCAAGCAACTCAGGTGGTATTCAATTAGGATCTAATTTCTCTGGCCTTCCTCATTCGAGTTTATCTGCACTGGCCAATCCCCTGTTGCTTCCTCCGCCTATGACTCCTACGCCCGGCGGAAATCTGGGTCTCAGCAGCTCAACCCCAACAAGTGGTTCAGTTATGGATGAGAAAAGACGCAAACTTAATGAACCTAAG GAGGGTGGACATGAAAATGGCAATTGGAGGATGAATGACGATATGCGCAGTGTCCCA GAGAGAGGTTCAAGTCTTGGGGGTACTGGTCGTCGAAGCGGAAGCAATCGCCAGCCTCTTA ATCTTAGTCCACAGCTAAGTTCCGGTCACAACACTACCTACCCAAATTACTTCAAGTGCACCTGCAGTCGGCACTGCCAACTCGAATTCTGGGCGTCCGTCTCAG GCGTCCGAGGTCCCAGCTTCAACCCG TGTTCAGTCTGGTCCCGGTGCTTATTCATTCATA GATCAAATCACACCACTTCTATCCCCGCTCACTTTGCCTATACCGGTGCTCGAGGCAGCGTCAAGTTATGGGATCTTGCATCGATTAGTGCTAACTCTGGAAATACCCCACTTGCTAATAGAGATATTACTCCCCTTGCTACTTTTGACTGTTTGTGCTACGACAGCTATGTTAGATCTATCAAACTTTTCCCG GATGTTTCTGGTCTCATAGTCGGTGGGGAATCCAACGCACTTACTGTTTGGGATTTAAATGGTCCAGGAAGACGTAAAGCTGAACTGACATTTGAAGCGCCTGCTTGCTATGCACTTGCACTTTCGCTTGATGGAAAACTGGCCTATAG TTGCTGCTCCGATGGTCAAGTTGCTGTTTGGGATATACATAATCAAAGTATCGTTCACCAGTTCCATGGACATGTTGATGGGACATCATGTGTTGAAATTACTGGAGATGGGAATCGTTTGTGGACAGGTGGTTTAGATCATAAAGTCCGTTGCTGGGATATTCGTGGAAAT CCTTCACGAGATGTCTATCACATTGAATTCAAGTCTCAAGTGTTTTCACTTGGCTTATCTTCACATATGGTCCCAACTCGGCGCCAAGCTGAATCAGTATCTCCAGTTTCGGTTGATGGAGAGTCTACCTCTAGTGGTGGTGCTGGTGCTGGGGGAGGTACTCGCGACACAGCTAGTCCACAGTCGTTTGTTAGCGGAAGCAATAAGTCACTATCAATTGAAAGTTGGTTAGCGGTGGGTTTGGAGTCATCTGAGGTTGAAGTTCTAGCTATAGGACCAGATGGACCACCTGCTTCAGCATTCCCTGTTAATTATAATGTACCACGTGAAGAATCTGGAAGTGGAAGTGGTAATCCTTCCCCAATATCTCATCATACTGGGTCTAATCAACCTCAACATTTTCGTCTTACTCATCATGAAAGTTGTGTGTTAGCTTTGAGGTTTGCACATCATGCTGACTGGTTCCTTACAACGGGTAAAGATCATCAAGTTAACGCTTGGCGAACTCCATATGGTGCCTGTCTCCTTGAA ACAAAAGAAGCGGCGTCAGTTCTAACATGTGACATATCCTTGGATGATAAATTTGTGGTTACCGGTTCCGGAGACAAACGTGCAAATTTGTATGAGGTTATCTTCACTCCTCAACGATAA